A window of Mycobacteriales bacterium contains these coding sequences:
- a CDS encoding WGR domain-containing protein, with protein MTYQVSAQELRCTTGTSNKFYRTYVVDRGDEAVAVFQHGRIGTYGRFQIGGTPAMEIAAKKRRQKRSKGYQPHASRAFDIDPQAFDDAYERNDAYTIGWNLEQAFRAATDLPIEPDPEPAPPAPTRERSPRTRRTSNLATLVTRGEELLNEVLAGGDPLERVGAVLQYHADVAAARTTVTKAEGYVSMLTEKVRSAV; from the coding sequence ATGACCTACCAGGTCAGTGCCCAGGAGCTGCGCTGCACCACCGGGACGAGCAACAAGTTCTACCGGACCTACGTCGTCGACCGCGGCGACGAGGCGGTCGCAGTCTTCCAGCACGGCCGGATCGGCACCTACGGCCGCTTCCAGATCGGCGGGACTCCCGCCATGGAGATCGCCGCGAAGAAGCGGCGGCAGAAGCGGTCCAAGGGCTACCAGCCACACGCCAGCAGGGCGTTCGACATCGACCCCCAGGCGTTCGACGACGCGTACGAACGGAACGACGCGTACACGATCGGATGGAATCTGGAACAGGCGTTTCGCGCCGCGACCGATCTACCGATCGAGCCCGACCCCGAGCCTGCGCCACCTGCGCCGACCCGTGAGCGTAGTCCCCGCACTCGTCGCACCAGCAACCTCGCCACGCTTGTCACGCGCGGTGAGGAACTGCTCAATGAGGTCCTCGCCGGCGGCGATCCCCTTGAACGGGTCGGCGCCGTCCTCCAATACCACGCCGATGTTGCAGCGGCCCGAACGACCGTCACGAAGGCTGAGGGCTACGTTTCCATGCTGACGGAGAAAGTCCGCAGCGCCGTCTGA
- a CDS encoding DUF6744 family protein — MTVTVLDDYREQIADLPADRFIGSITWYTVAASAVTRDQLVDWFDELKLDPAHLPHPIKPVDAFRAASTDATAVYPLPGGRRATLMVREVASTHDEVARHIMRETCDPQGRRLAYDNVGDAVFHRNPARVELDLDLAALSADEQPHAETLCHSIRNRYTTMSTHLQAQALRAVVRSYLLSLRAVAVRPSGGVYFVHVSRHEALGQLETLVGRFSTASMLHSLPLVDTGKQRRMIGQAFADEVETTITGLVRRIAEENDRAARGTGTISATVYQQLRAQYDDVVDRTREFTQILGQAEGRATAALELAINALCDMRARTTVVA, encoded by the coding sequence GTGACTGTCACTGTCCTCGACGACTACCGCGAGCAGATCGCCGACCTGCCCGCCGACCGGTTCATCGGCTCGATCACCTGGTACACCGTCGCGGCGAGCGCCGTCACCCGTGACCAGCTTGTCGACTGGTTCGACGAGCTGAAGCTCGACCCCGCCCATCTCCCGCACCCGATCAAGCCGGTCGACGCGTTCCGCGCCGCGAGCACTGATGCCACCGCCGTGTACCCGCTGCCGGGTGGGCGACGTGCGACGCTGATGGTGCGCGAGGTCGCCAGCACCCACGACGAGGTCGCCCGCCACATCATGCGCGAGACCTGCGACCCGCAAGGCCGCCGGCTGGCGTACGACAACGTCGGCGACGCGGTCTTCCACCGCAATCCCGCCCGCGTCGAGCTCGACCTCGACCTCGCCGCACTCTCCGCAGACGAGCAGCCGCACGCCGAGACGCTGTGCCACTCGATCCGCAACCGGTACACGACGATGAGCACGCATCTACAAGCGCAGGCGCTGCGCGCGGTCGTCCGCTCGTACCTGCTCTCGCTGCGGGCGGTCGCGGTCCGTCCGTCAGGCGGTGTCTACTTCGTCCACGTCTCCCGCCACGAAGCCCTCGGCCAACTCGAAACGCTCGTCGGCCGCTTCTCCACGGCGTCGATGCTGCACTCGCTTCCTCTCGTCGACACCGGTAAGCAGCGACGCATGATCGGCCAGGCGTTCGCAGACGAGGTCGAGACGACCATCACCGGCTTGGTACGGCGCATCGCCGAGGAGAACGATCGGGCCGCCCGAGGCACCGGCACGATCTCCGCGACCGTCTACCAGCAGCTCCGGGCCCAGTACGACGACGTCGTTGACCGCACCCGGGAGTTCACCCAGATCCTCGGCCAGGCCGAAGGGCGCGCCACCGCGGCGCTCGAGCTGGCGATCAACGCCCTGTGCGACATGCGCGCCCGGACGACGGTGGTCGCATGA
- a CDS encoding VWA domain-containing protein, with translation MGFLTDLLAKGRALLSARPPQGTATDAVRHDRFDAAVFDELADGLPALRRFTDELALHHDFAPDLVRDTVLQFYKADPQLRALPEMDPRCHGNHAVAEHIATSPDAQRLRAYTRHDGYGAAMAALGVSEQVREVLDSQPETAEAMQAERRAEDGRTAAEQALQACLDAASAALGDYDGEGPLTEAQQQAADALAQAATAAGQAQKESDQARQDADEARAAFAAAARKPVEQAVTDAADALTDEAELLRAWGVEPGVVQKLPYAERAALVAALRRNRIAEFRKLLGRFRLMAAGERARKVVYGRDEVIGVTLSDRLPDMVGSELAALANPHLRRSLLARLVEGQVLTYAHQGTERVGQGAIVCCVDTSGSMTIRDTAGVTREAWAKAFALALLDQARAAGRDFVAVLFSSANEQQVYRFPAGRGPIEDVLGFVETFFNGGTDFMVPLDLAAQILDEEFTVTGRKAADVVFITDDDCAVTSDWQRGFLAAKHRLGFRLFGIAVGCAVGGPLHALSDNVRSITEFADPARVADIFRMV, from the coding sequence ATGGGCTTCCTCACTGACCTGCTCGCCAAGGGCCGGGCGCTGCTTAGCGCACGGCCACCGCAGGGCACCGCGACCGACGCGGTACGCCACGACCGATTCGACGCCGCCGTCTTCGACGAGCTCGCCGACGGCCTTCCCGCGCTGCGCCGCTTCACCGACGAGCTTGCGCTGCACCACGACTTCGCTCCCGACCTCGTCCGCGACACCGTGCTGCAGTTCTACAAGGCCGACCCGCAGCTCCGAGCTCTCCCGGAGATGGACCCGCGCTGCCACGGCAACCACGCCGTCGCCGAGCACATCGCCACCAGCCCCGACGCGCAGCGGCTGCGCGCGTACACCCGTCACGACGGTTACGGCGCGGCGATGGCCGCGCTCGGCGTCAGTGAGCAGGTCCGCGAGGTCCTCGACAGCCAGCCGGAGACCGCGGAAGCCATGCAGGCCGAACGCCGCGCCGAGGACGGCCGGACCGCCGCCGAACAGGCGCTGCAAGCGTGCCTGGACGCGGCATCCGCTGCCCTCGGCGACTACGACGGGGAAGGCCCGCTGACCGAGGCACAGCAGCAGGCTGCGGACGCGCTCGCCCAAGCCGCCACCGCGGCCGGTCAGGCGCAGAAGGAGTCCGACCAGGCCCGGCAGGACGCTGACGAGGCCCGCGCCGCTTTCGCCGCGGCCGCGCGCAAACCCGTAGAGCAGGCTGTGACCGACGCCGCAGATGCCCTCACCGACGAAGCCGAGCTCCTGCGCGCGTGGGGCGTCGAGCCGGGCGTCGTGCAGAAGCTCCCGTACGCCGAACGTGCTGCGCTCGTCGCCGCGCTGCGACGCAACCGCATCGCAGAGTTCCGCAAGCTGCTCGGCCGGTTCCGGCTCATGGCCGCCGGCGAACGGGCCCGCAAGGTTGTCTACGGCCGTGACGAGGTCATCGGTGTCACCCTCTCCGATCGGCTACCGGACATGGTCGGCTCCGAACTTGCGGCGCTCGCCAACCCGCACCTGCGACGCAGCCTGCTCGCCCGCCTCGTCGAAGGTCAGGTCCTCACTTACGCCCACCAGGGCACTGAGCGGGTCGGTCAGGGCGCGATCGTGTGCTGCGTCGACACCTCAGGGTCCATGACAATCAGGGACACGGCAGGAGTGACGCGGGAGGCGTGGGCCAAGGCGTTCGCCCTCGCCCTGCTCGACCAGGCGCGCGCCGCCGGCCGCGACTTCGTCGCCGTCCTGTTCTCCAGCGCCAACGAGCAGCAGGTGTACCGGTTCCCCGCCGGCCGCGGCCCCATCGAGGACGTGCTCGGTTTCGTCGAGACCTTCTTCAACGGCGGCACCGACTTCATGGTCCCCCTCGACCTCGCTGCCCAGATCCTCGACGAGGAGTTCACGGTTACCGGCCGGAAGGCGGCCGACGTCGTGTTCATCACCGACGACGACTGCGCCGTCACCTCCGACTGGCAGCGCGGATTCCTCGCCGCCAAGCACCGGCTCGGGTTCCGGCTGTTCGGCATCGCCGTCGGCTGCGCCGTCGGCGGACCACTGCACGCGCTGTCGGACAACGTCCGTTCCATCACCGAGTTCGCCGACCCGGCCCGGGTCGCCGACATCTTCCGGATGGTCTGA
- a CDS encoding AAA family ATPase, protein MPVADRCRAIIGELAGEFLERRDVLETLMVTVLAKQHAILYGPPGTGKSALVRALTGRFDGARYWETLLDRLLPPEFVFGPIDLKAFEATGVWHRNVDGYLPTAHIAFGDEIGKAGPTVLNPLLTALNERVYHHNSTPMTLPLISFIGASNELLEPELAAIRDRFLVHVFVDYVQEPGSFTTLLDTATRTSPATARTTIDLAELQAAIDSEVPTVAVPAGIRDALLELRVSLAGDGVQASDRRWKQAVRLLQASAYLDGRSAVDDDDLPVLRHVLWTAIEHAPVVEGQVLAKTSPANREAVEMSRQLDDIETELAARAGEALDKRTSYAIEAQFKAGEIEQRAKTLAEQAQADGRSTSKLDEVVARARNIKLRLFNEVLGAGSAA, encoded by the coding sequence ATGCCCGTTGCTGACCGCTGCCGCGCCATCATCGGCGAGCTCGCCGGCGAGTTCCTCGAACGGCGCGACGTCCTCGAGACGCTGATGGTCACCGTGCTCGCCAAGCAGCACGCCATCCTCTACGGCCCTCCCGGCACCGGGAAGTCGGCGCTGGTCCGCGCGCTGACCGGCCGTTTCGACGGCGCCCGCTACTGGGAAACGCTGCTGGACCGGCTACTCCCACCCGAGTTCGTGTTCGGCCCGATCGACCTCAAGGCGTTCGAGGCCACCGGCGTCTGGCACCGCAACGTCGACGGCTACCTGCCGACCGCGCACATCGCATTCGGCGACGAGATCGGCAAGGCCGGCCCCACGGTCCTCAACCCGCTGCTCACCGCGCTGAACGAGCGGGTGTACCACCACAACTCCACGCCGATGACGCTGCCGCTCATCAGCTTCATCGGCGCATCGAACGAGCTGCTCGAACCGGAGCTCGCGGCCATCCGCGACCGGTTCCTCGTCCACGTCTTCGTCGACTACGTGCAGGAGCCGGGCAGCTTCACCACCCTGCTCGACACGGCCACCAGGACGTCGCCGGCGACCGCCAGGACCACGATCGACCTCGCCGAGCTCCAGGCCGCGATCGACAGCGAGGTGCCCACGGTCGCCGTCCCGGCCGGCATCCGCGACGCACTGCTCGAACTGCGGGTCAGCCTCGCCGGCGATGGAGTGCAGGCGTCCGACCGCCGGTGGAAGCAGGCGGTCCGCCTCTTGCAGGCGTCGGCGTACCTCGACGGCCGTTCTGCGGTCGACGACGACGACCTGCCGGTGCTGCGGCACGTGCTCTGGACTGCGATCGAGCACGCGCCGGTGGTCGAAGGCCAGGTACTCGCCAAGACCAGCCCGGCGAACCGCGAGGCCGTCGAGATGTCCCGCCAGCTCGACGACATCGAGACCGAGCTCGCCGCTCGCGCCGGTGAAGCGCTCGACAAGCGCACCAGCTACGCCATCGAGGCCCAGTTCAAGGCCGGCGAGATCGAGCAGCGAGCGAAGACCCTGGCCGAGCAGGCGCAGGCAGACGGGCGGTCGACGTCGAAGCTCGACGAGGTCGTCGCGCGGGCGCGGAACATCAAGCTGCGGCTGTTCAATGAGGTGCTCGGCGCCGGGTCGGCGGCCTGA
- a CDS encoding DUF4262 domain-containing protein, giving the protein MTGDMPAQVQNYLLQVNGLIDQHGWAVQHAHGDVTFPPFSYTVGLAKWGHPEIVVVGLPPAVAQSQLNTLAERVRAGNRLVAGQRIDDLLRSYACVLVTVADSRLLPIANAIYRGDGPPISAVQLVWPDPAGRFPWQRGCTTRPAAQPLLGIPVL; this is encoded by the coding sequence GTGACCGGCGACATGCCCGCACAGGTCCAGAACTACCTGCTCCAAGTCAACGGCCTGATCGACCAGCACGGATGGGCCGTCCAGCATGCCCACGGCGATGTCACGTTCCCGCCGTTCAGCTACACCGTCGGCCTCGCCAAGTGGGGTCACCCGGAGATCGTCGTCGTCGGCCTCCCGCCGGCGGTCGCACAGTCGCAGCTCAACACGCTCGCCGAGCGCGTTCGCGCCGGCAATCGGCTCGTGGCCGGCCAGCGCATCGACGACCTGCTGCGCTCCTACGCCTGCGTCCTCGTCACGGTCGCCGACAGCCGCCTGTTGCCGATCGCCAACGCGATCTACCGCGGCGACGGCCCGCCAATCAGCGCCGTGCAACTCGTCTGGCCCGACCCCGCCGGGCGATTCCCATGGCAGCGCGGCTGCACCACCCGGCCGGCCGCCCAGCCGCTGCTCGGCATCCCCGTTCTCTGA
- a CDS encoding N-6 DNA methylase yields the protein MQAAVPLDRPTEAVLAIVGLAVMLAPHGYAVRTLDRLAASGTPAADAVTLIDGGVARTPHLWGRYDILLDPLRQATGTETSERAVGQIAKILVSADPDRHCGDDAAYGPDLLGALYGRLRSGRSLAAAGAFYTPPNVALMIAMLTDPEENTSICDPAVGSGVMLWAGATAMRRAGRDPRTCRWYGIDTDPVAIAIAAINTATWNLHDVTVLHRGNGLTATAGEMHEAERDRLAAGLARYAHPAGAAARTA from the coding sequence GTGCAGGCTGCGGTGCCCCTCGACCGGCCAACCGAAGCGGTCCTCGCGATCGTCGGTCTCGCGGTGATGCTCGCTCCGCACGGCTATGCCGTTCGGACACTCGACCGGCTCGCCGCGAGCGGCACGCCGGCCGCCGACGCAGTCACGCTGATCGACGGTGGTGTCGCCCGGACGCCGCACTTGTGGGGCCGCTACGACATTCTGCTCGACCCGCTGCGGCAGGCGACCGGCACCGAGACAAGCGAGCGGGCCGTCGGGCAGATCGCCAAGATCCTCGTGTCCGCAGATCCCGACCGGCACTGCGGTGATGACGCGGCGTACGGGCCGGACCTGCTCGGCGCGCTCTACGGTCGGCTGCGGTCAGGGCGAAGCCTCGCGGCCGCCGGTGCGTTCTACACACCCCCGAATGTCGCGCTGATGATCGCGATGCTCACCGACCCGGAAGAGAACACGAGCATCTGTGACCCAGCGGTCGGTAGCGGCGTCATGCTCTGGGCCGGCGCCACCGCGATGCGCCGCGCCGGTCGCGACCCGCGCACCTGCCGCTGGTACGGCATCGACACCGACCCGGTCGCCATCGCGATCGCCGCGATCAACACCGCGACCTGGAACCTGCATGACGTAACCGTGCTGCACCGCGGCAACGGCCTGACCGCTACCGCCGGCGAGATGCACGAGGCCGAACGCGATCGGCTCGCCGCCGGCCTGGCCCGCTATGCGCATCCCGCGGGCGCCGCAGCACGCACCGCCTGA
- a CDS encoding Ku protein: protein MRSNVAVRLGPLLSIPVNVHTAVEAGSDGLHAVCCDGHDAGRVHQQYACEQCGRIGRLNEFPDRAAELDGALVVLTQAEIEQAGQVDEDVKDSITLLAHGRDEVAQHTLPGAKVYYLSPAKGAAEAYAILRAIVDGDPDTVFCTVFAVRGKPAMWQLGSYRGVVTLRQLAWPAEVKELPAIPDTPVDERALPLAQTLVESLRAPFDPDNYQNTQRAAREALIAAKANGTVVPIPSAPKGKTNVVSFLDALSAAAAAATPATVEEARSA from the coding sequence ATGCGATCGAACGTCGCAGTCCGGCTCGGTCCGCTGCTGTCGATCCCGGTCAACGTCCACACGGCCGTTGAAGCCGGCAGCGACGGTCTGCACGCCGTGTGCTGCGACGGGCATGACGCGGGACGCGTGCACCAGCAGTACGCGTGCGAGCAGTGCGGCCGTATCGGCAGGCTCAACGAGTTCCCCGACCGGGCTGCGGAGCTCGACGGTGCGCTCGTTGTCCTCACCCAGGCAGAGATCGAGCAGGCCGGACAGGTCGACGAGGACGTGAAGGACTCCATCACGCTCCTTGCTCACGGCCGTGACGAAGTCGCCCAGCACACGCTGCCTGGCGCGAAGGTCTACTACCTGAGCCCCGCTAAGGGCGCGGCCGAGGCGTACGCCATCCTGCGGGCGATCGTCGACGGCGACCCCGATACCGTGTTCTGCACGGTGTTCGCTGTCCGCGGCAAGCCGGCGATGTGGCAGCTCGGCAGCTACCGGGGCGTGGTGACGCTGCGCCAGCTCGCCTGGCCGGCTGAGGTCAAGGAACTGCCGGCGATCCCCGACACGCCGGTGGACGAACGGGCGTTGCCGCTCGCGCAGACCCTCGTCGAGTCGCTGCGCGCCCCGTTCGATCCGGACAACTACCAGAACACCCAGCGGGCGGCCCGCGAGGCGCTGATCGCGGCGAAGGCCAACGGCACCGTCGTCCCGATCCCGTCCGCGCCGAAGGGCAAGACGAACGTCGTGTCGTTCCTCGACGCGCTGAGCGCAGCCGCGGCGGCCGCGACGCCCGCCACGGTGGAGGAGGCCAGGTCGGCGTGA
- the dnaN gene encoding DNA polymerase III subunit beta, translated as MAEALTFASIASPRHAAMPFLKAVLVTGHPDAAELTGFDYERATSAHIDGSGVGHAAVDRPRLHNLLRSLDSTAEVRLDADDARLTVRCGNVVATLPLAESDFPAIPANDDIPVAALGEQPLAALRRVAIGAGTDDTLPLLTAIEFSVDGGELVAATTDRYRLAVYRTGIHADLSEPMLVPAKPLDDVLKVTTARKHVDRGAPATLGQVEQDDVRWATLSSLGYRTTLRTIDGEFPKWRTLLPTEFAARARVNTRSLRDAITKLKVAVDAGGTSRHTGRSQPTRPMILDLADGDCRASAGSEQDCQVAVPLDIAYEGEPMSVAFTPAYLLDGTAVLNSEEFDLNLVGPAKPALLTSPTDPAMSYLLMTVRLAG; from the coding sequence GTGGCCGAGGCGCTGACCTTCGCGTCGATCGCCTCACCACGACACGCAGCGATGCCGTTCCTCAAGGCCGTCCTGGTCACCGGGCACCCGGACGCGGCCGAGCTCACCGGCTTCGACTACGAGCGAGCCACCAGCGCCCACATCGACGGCTCCGGAGTCGGCCACGCGGCCGTGGACCGTCCGCGGCTGCACAACCTGCTGCGCAGTCTGGACTCGACTGCCGAGGTTCGCCTCGACGCTGACGACGCGCGCCTGACCGTCCGCTGCGGAAACGTCGTCGCGACGCTGCCCCTCGCGGAGAGCGACTTCCCGGCCATCCCGGCGAACGACGACATCCCGGTCGCCGCGCTGGGCGAGCAGCCGCTCGCCGCACTCCGCCGTGTCGCGATCGGTGCCGGCACGGACGACACGCTGCCGCTGCTGACCGCGATCGAGTTCAGCGTCGACGGCGGTGAACTCGTCGCCGCTACCACCGACCGGTACCGGCTCGCCGTGTACCGCACAGGCATCCACGCCGACCTGTCCGAGCCGATGCTCGTCCCGGCGAAGCCACTGGATGACGTCCTGAAGGTCACGACCGCGCGTAAGCATGTCGACCGCGGCGCGCCTGCGACGCTCGGGCAGGTCGAGCAAGACGACGTCCGGTGGGCGACGCTGTCGAGCCTCGGCTACCGGACCACGTTGCGCACCATCGACGGCGAGTTCCCGAAGTGGCGCACGTTGCTGCCGACCGAGTTCGCCGCCCGCGCGCGGGTCAACACGCGTTCACTGCGCGACGCGATCACCAAGCTCAAGGTCGCGGTCGACGCAGGGGGGACTTCACGGCACACCGGTCGTTCGCAGCCGACCCGCCCGATGATCCTCGACCTCGCCGACGGTGACTGCCGGGCCAGCGCAGGCAGCGAGCAGGACTGCCAGGTCGCCGTACCACTCGACATCGCCTACGAAGGAGAACCGATGAGCGTCGCATTCACGCCGGCCTATCTGCTCGACGGGACGGCGGTGCTGAACAGCGAGGAGTTCGACCTCAACCTGGTCGGCCCGGCCAAGCCGGCGCTGCTGACGAGCCCGACCGATCCCGCGATGAGCTATCTGCTCATGACGGTGCGGCTGGCAGGCTGA
- a CDS encoding Helicase associated domain protein has translation MGRHGLRRTARTARTRRDRCGPGHRRHLPALRCRCDRCGRGVSAVIRPRSIQLDALTALPRAFAVSDRAQLRMACGTGKTLVGRWHAEASDARTVLVLLPSLSLVGQTLREWRRIRTWPFDALVVCSDPTTAAGEAERVSDEPEADPDWDAVRARVTTDHRKVMAFLRRGPVRAKVVFSTYHSLPVVAQAQRGCGIEFDLAVCDEAHRLTGRPRPEFRLILGRQIDVARRLFMTATAGGVESGEDAARYTMADEAMFGPVAHEVSFARAIATGLLCDYQVLVIADEQSDDGHLLPAAALRKAATARGLTRVLTYHGRVAKAQAFAEQIDGLPLDDGRTVRARWVSGALPASTRAEILRWLAAGDPGELRVVTSARCLSEGVDVPAVDGIMFTDNRESTVDIVQSVGRVLRTAPGKTEGTIILPVAVPIGVDDDTALATGCFGAVWAVLRGLRAHDERLADALERAAVEYGKTGQVRARPTDRVVFDLPPGVRLPDVELRLVHEVGTGWQRMYGLLLDYAESTGGARLAWNLTWRGVGLGAWAEDQRLLRRHGRLPARRVRLLDEVPGWAWDRADAWWNDSADLVEQAAREHGVLFTDTSSVLDGQRSADRRYRLGVWLAHQRQAYRDGLLDADRVARLRRIPGFTWTPVPAEDLAMVDALRVFIDFEHHADVPEDHVEDGLPLGRWVLAVRRRKLVGRLHPALHDELMAAAGFRGRMRMWQWNVAETTWRLHYSALRQYAAREGHAAPPGTYRREQLPDATVNLGNWVAQQRLLYHRRQLDPQHAAWLAALPGWVWTAPGVTRAADEPIDLGDHPHGTAKGYAVGCRCEDCLTYNRESGRRSMAAHKRLRNPVPPDGARRHLEALAGIIRRRIAGDRHFERPPGPSAYAVAADVPVGVVRGLVNGRLAEIEDEHARRIRATTADDVLALYDTEGSRGRLVMSCELPVDAGPTTRLLRDLETRGWNQRWIARELGYAQLAVKIDVNGTITTRVADQIAALHARVGRRVAPGVGRRNVRLPRLDDILAAERSAA, from the coding sequence GTGGGCCGGCACGGCCTACGCCGAACGGCGCGAACGGCGCGAACGAGACGGGATCGATGCGGTCCCGGTCACCGCCGACACCTACCTGCCCTGCGATGCCGCTGCGACCGCTGTGGACGCGGCGTGAGCGCGGTCATCCGGCCGCGTTCGATTCAGCTCGACGCGCTGACCGCGCTGCCCCGCGCGTTCGCCGTGTCAGACCGAGCGCAGCTCCGCATGGCATGCGGTACCGGCAAGACGCTCGTTGGCCGCTGGCACGCCGAGGCGTCGGACGCCAGAACGGTGCTCGTCCTGCTCCCGAGCCTGAGCCTGGTCGGGCAGACGCTGCGCGAGTGGCGGCGTATCCGCACTTGGCCGTTCGACGCGCTGGTCGTCTGCTCCGACCCGACGACCGCAGCCGGTGAAGCGGAACGCGTCAGCGACGAACCGGAAGCCGACCCCGACTGGGACGCGGTACGGGCGCGGGTGACCACCGACCACCGGAAGGTCATGGCGTTCCTGCGCCGCGGCCCTGTCCGCGCGAAGGTGGTGTTCTCGACGTACCACTCGCTGCCGGTGGTCGCGCAGGCGCAACGGGGCTGCGGCATCGAGTTCGACCTCGCCGTGTGCGACGAGGCGCACCGCCTCACCGGCCGCCCCCGGCCGGAGTTCCGCCTCATCCTCGGCCGTCAGATCGACGTCGCCCGCAGGTTGTTCATGACCGCGACCGCCGGCGGTGTCGAGTCCGGTGAGGACGCGGCCCGGTACACGATGGCCGACGAGGCGATGTTCGGCCCGGTCGCGCACGAAGTGAGCTTCGCCCGCGCGATCGCCACCGGGCTGCTCTGCGACTACCAGGTGCTCGTCATCGCGGACGAGCAGTCAGATGACGGTCATCTGCTACCGGCCGCAGCGCTGCGCAAGGCCGCCACCGCGCGCGGGCTCACTCGCGTGCTCACCTACCACGGGCGGGTGGCGAAGGCGCAGGCGTTCGCCGAGCAGATAGACGGCCTGCCGCTCGACGATGGCCGTACGGTGCGCGCCCGGTGGGTGTCCGGCGCGTTGCCTGCGAGCACACGCGCGGAGATCCTGCGCTGGCTCGCGGCCGGCGACCCGGGCGAGCTGCGCGTGGTGACGAGCGCCCGGTGCCTGTCGGAAGGTGTCGACGTCCCCGCCGTCGACGGGATCATGTTCACCGACAACCGCGAGTCGACCGTTGACATCGTGCAGTCCGTCGGGCGGGTGCTGCGCACGGCGCCGGGCAAGACCGAGGGCACGATCATCCTGCCGGTCGCTGTCCCGATCGGCGTGGACGACGACACCGCGCTCGCGACGGGCTGCTTCGGCGCCGTGTGGGCGGTCCTGCGTGGCCTGCGCGCGCACGACGAGCGGCTCGCCGACGCGCTGGAACGGGCGGCGGTCGAGTACGGCAAGACCGGGCAGGTCAGGGCTCGCCCGACCGACCGCGTCGTGTTCGACCTGCCGCCCGGCGTACGGCTGCCGGACGTCGAGCTGCGGCTCGTCCACGAGGTCGGCACCGGGTGGCAGCGCATGTACGGGCTGCTGCTCGACTACGCCGAGAGCACCGGTGGTGCGCGCCTCGCCTGGAACCTCACCTGGCGCGGCGTGGGACTCGGCGCGTGGGCTGAGGATCAGCGCCTCCTGCGCCGTCACGGCCGGCTGCCCGCCCGGCGAGTTCGTCTGCTCGACGAGGTTCCGGGATGGGCGTGGGACCGCGCGGACGCCTGGTGGAACGACAGCGCCGACCTCGTCGAGCAGGCTGCGCGCGAACACGGGGTCCTGTTCACCGACACGTCGAGCGTGCTCGACGGGCAGCGCTCGGCCGATCGACGGTACCGGCTCGGCGTGTGGCTCGCGCACCAGCGGCAGGCATACCGAGACGGACTGCTCGACGCGGACCGCGTCGCCCGCCTGCGCCGGATCCCCGGCTTCACGTGGACGCCCGTCCCGGCCGAAGACCTGGCCATGGTCGACGCGCTGCGCGTGTTCATCGACTTCGAGCACCACGCCGACGTCCCGGAAGATCACGTCGAAGATGGGCTGCCGCTGGGTCGTTGGGTACTCGCGGTACGCCGCCGCAAGCTCGTCGGCAGGCTCCACCCGGCGCTGCACGACGAACTCATGGCGGCCGCCGGCTTCCGCGGCCGCATGAGGATGTGGCAGTGGAACGTCGCCGAGACCACCTGGCGGCTGCACTACTCGGCGTTGCGCCAGTACGCCGCGCGGGAAGGCCACGCCGCCCCGCCCGGCACCTACCGCCGCGAACAGCTGCCGGACGCGACGGTGAACCTTGGCAACTGGGTCGCGCAGCAACGGCTGCTCTACCACCGACGGCAGCTCGACCCGCAGCACGCGGCCTGGCTCGCGGCGCTACCCGGCTGGGTGTGGACCGCTCCCGGCGTCACCCGCGCCGCCGACGAGCCGATCGACCTCGGCGACCATCCGCACGGCACCGCCAAGGGCTACGCGGTCGGCTGTCGGTGCGAGGACTGTCTCACCTACAACCGCGAAAGCGGCCGTAGGTCGATGGCTGCGCACAAACGGCTGCGCAATCCGGTTCCGCCCGACGGTGCCCGGCGCCACCTCGAAGCCCTCGCCGGAATCATCCGACGTCGCATCGCCGGTGACCGGCACTTCGAGCGACCGCCCGGCCCGTCCGCGTACGCGGTAGCCGCCGACGTGCCGGTCGGTGTCGTTCGCGGCCTCGTGAACGGCCGGTTGGCCGAGATCGAGGACGAGCACGCCCGGCGCATCCGTGCGACGACTGCGGACGACGTCCTGGCGCTCTACGACACCGAGGGCAGCCGCGGTCGGCTGGTCATGAGCTGCGAACTGCCGGTCGACGCCGGACCGACGACCCGGCTCCTGCGCGACCTTGAGACGCGGGGCTGGAACCAGCGATGGATCGCCCGCGAGCTCGGCTACGCCCAACTCGCGGTCAAGATCGACGTCAACGGCACGATCACCACGCGCGTCGCCGACCAGATCGCGGCATTGCACGCCCGCGTCGGTCGTCGCGTGGCCCCTGGCGTCGGTCGTCGCAACGTCCGGTTGCCTCGCCTGGACGACATCCTCGCCGCCGAACGCTCCGCCGCCTGA